From the Billgrantia sulfidoxydans genome, one window contains:
- a CDS encoding ABC transporter ATP-binding protein, whose product MIELFDVTKRFGDETAVDGITLRIEKGELCVLVGTSGCGKSTTLRMINRLIEHDGGEIHLDGQPVRSFDEVTLRRRIGYVIQSTGLFPHWTVARNIGLVPRLLKWPRARVRERVEELMRLLGLPVAEFADKYPRQLSGGQAQRVGVARALAADPDILLMDEPFGALDPITRETLQQELRELQARLHKTIVFVTHDMDEALSLADRLVVMHQGRIVQQGGPIELLHDPANAFVESLLGGMDRGLKEAALIKVGERMLPLGPRLLASERIAYGASLSQALSVMLWHQVDRLTVVDEEDIPIGELSLRRLLGARAS is encoded by the coding sequence ATGATCGAACTGTTCGACGTGACCAAGCGCTTCGGCGACGAGACCGCCGTGGATGGCATCACGCTGCGAATCGAGAAGGGCGAGCTGTGTGTCCTGGTCGGCACCTCGGGCTGCGGCAAATCGACCACGCTGCGCATGATCAATCGCCTGATCGAGCACGATGGCGGTGAGATCCACCTGGATGGCCAGCCGGTGCGCAGTTTCGACGAGGTGACTCTGCGCCGGCGCATCGGCTACGTCATCCAGAGCACCGGTCTGTTTCCCCACTGGACGGTGGCGCGCAACATCGGCCTGGTGCCGCGCCTGCTCAAGTGGCCCAGGGCGCGAGTGCGCGAACGAGTCGAGGAGCTGATGCGGCTGCTGGGACTGCCGGTGGCCGAGTTTGCCGACAAGTACCCGCGCCAGCTCTCCGGCGGCCAGGCGCAGCGCGTCGGCGTGGCCCGAGCGCTGGCGGCGGATCCCGATATCCTGCTGATGGACGAGCCGTTCGGCGCGCTGGACCCGATCACCCGCGAGACCTTGCAGCAGGAGCTGCGCGAGCTTCAGGCGCGGCTACACAAGACCATCGTCTTCGTCACCCATGACATGGACGAGGCGTTGTCGCTGGCCGACCGTCTGGTGGTCATGCATCAGGGCCGGATCGTGCAGCAGGGCGGGCCGATCGAGCTGCTGCACGATCCGGCCAATGCCTTCGTCGAGTCGCTGCTGGGCGGCATGGATCGCGGCCTCAAGGAGGCGGCACTGATCAAGGTCGGCGAACGCATGCTGCCGCTGGGGCCCCGGCTGCTGGCCAGCGAGCGGATTGCCTACGGGGCGTCGCTGAGCCAGGCGCTGTCGGTCATGTTGTGGCATCAGGTGGATCGCCTGACGGTGGTCGACGAGGAGGACATTCCCATCGGCGAGCTGTCGCTGCGTCGTCTGCTCGGGGCCAGGGCGTCATGA
- a CDS encoding ABC transporter permease yields the protein MKSTAHGARRITPLARSRRWLTPLAWLALLLLLSAGMGQLEWLFRLIEPDVRAVVYRRSGFFALLGQHILVVGVASLLAVVLGVGAAIAVTRPAGRDFLPLVSQLASIGQTFPPVAVLALAVPVLGFGTLPIIVALLLYGLLPIVRNTLAGIGGIPAEVHEAARGMGMTAGQVLRQVELPLAAPVILAGIRTSVTINIATAALGATVGASNLGDPIITGIVNGNTAYIVQGAVLIGLLALAVDSGFEHLLRRG from the coding sequence ATGAAGTCGACGGCCCACGGCGCCCGCCGCATCACGCCGCTGGCCAGGTCGCGCCGCTGGCTGACGCCGCTCGCCTGGCTCGCGCTGCTGCTGCTGCTGTCGGCCGGGATGGGGCAGCTCGAGTGGCTGTTTCGCCTGATCGAGCCCGACGTGCGCGCCGTGGTCTATCGCCGATCGGGCTTCTTCGCGCTGCTGGGTCAGCACATCCTGGTGGTGGGTGTCGCCTCGTTGCTGGCGGTGGTGCTGGGGGTGGGGGCCGCGATCGCCGTCACGCGACCCGCCGGCCGTGACTTCCTGCCGCTGGTATCGCAGCTGGCCTCCATCGGCCAGACCTTCCCCCCGGTGGCCGTGCTGGCGCTGGCCGTGCCGGTGCTCGGTTTCGGCACCCTGCCGATCATCGTCGCGCTGCTGCTGTACGGCCTGCTGCCGATCGTGCGCAACACCCTGGCCGGCATCGGCGGCATCCCTGCCGAGGTGCACGAGGCGGCGCGCGGCATGGGCATGACCGCGGGGCAGGTGCTGCGCCAGGTCGAGCTGCCGCTGGCGGCGCCGGTCATTCTTGCCGGTATCCGCACCTCGGTGACCATCAACATCGCCACCGCGGCACTGGGCGCCACGGTGGGAGCGAGCAACCTAGGCGATCCCATCATCACCGGAATCGTCAACGGCAATACGGCCTACATCGTACAGGGTGCCGTGCTGATCGGGCTGCTGGCGCTGGCGGTGGACAGCGGCTTCGAACACCTGCTGCGTCGCGGCTAG
- a CDS encoding thiamine pyrophosphate-dependent dehydrogenase E1 component subunit alpha → MTTTHDVYAPSFMTGDEFHIPTFRLLQQDGTLFEGAEAPELDEDKALKIYRAMLITRVLDERMMAAQRQGRLSFYMQCTGEEAAVIGATAALDDADMIMAQYREQGALVYRGFSYDEFMNQLFGNELDYGKGRQMPIHYGSRKLHYMTISSPLATQIPQATGYAYGQKLAGEGHCTITFFGEGAASEGDFHAALNMASVHKVPVIFFCRNNGYAISTPSSEQFAADGIAPRAFGYRMHVIRVDGNDVLAVYRATQEARKLAVEMNQPVLIEAMTYRLAAHSSSDDPSGYRSRKEEEAWREKDPILRMQRWLIERGWWSEEREKELQDSLRREVLETMKRAEKRPPPPLESLVTDVYADVTPALQRQLDALKTHIRKHPDAYPKGARSLDPDVKAPGGEHKAGDEQGGA, encoded by the coding sequence ATGACAACAACACACGACGTTTACGCGCCGAGCTTCATGACCGGCGACGAGTTCCACATTCCTACCTTCCGCCTGTTGCAGCAGGACGGCACGCTGTTCGAGGGCGCCGAGGCGCCCGAGCTCGACGAGGACAAAGCGCTCAAGATCTACCGCGCCATGCTCATCACACGGGTACTGGATGAGCGGATGATGGCGGCGCAGCGCCAGGGGCGTCTGTCGTTCTACATGCAGTGCACCGGCGAGGAGGCAGCGGTGATCGGCGCCACCGCAGCGCTCGACGATGCCGACATGATCATGGCCCAGTACCGCGAGCAGGGGGCCCTGGTCTATCGTGGCTTCAGCTACGACGAGTTCATGAACCAGCTGTTCGGCAACGAGCTCGACTACGGCAAGGGCCGGCAGATGCCGATCCACTACGGCTCGCGCAAGCTGCACTACATGACCATTTCGTCGCCGCTGGCGACCCAGATTCCCCAGGCCACCGGCTACGCCTACGGCCAAAAACTGGCCGGCGAGGGCCACTGCACCATCACCTTCTTCGGCGAGGGGGCGGCCTCCGAAGGGGATTTCCATGCCGCGCTCAACATGGCTTCGGTGCACAAGGTGCCGGTGATCTTCTTCTGCCGCAACAACGGCTATGCCATCTCGACCCCCTCCAGCGAGCAGTTCGCCGCCGACGGCATCGCCCCACGCGCCTTCGGCTACCGCATGCACGTGATCCGCGTCGACGGCAACGATGTGCTGGCGGTCTACCGCGCCACCCAGGAAGCGCGCAAGCTCGCCGTGGAGATGAACCAGCCGGTGCTGATCGAGGCCATGACCTACCGCCTGGCCGCGCATTCGTCGTCCGACGATCCCTCCGGCTACCGCTCACGCAAGGAAGAGGAGGCGTGGCGCGAGAAGGACCCGATCCTGCGCATGCAGCGCTGGCTCATCGAGCGCGGCTGGTGGAGCGAAGAACGCGAGAAGGAGCTGCAGGACAGCCTGCGCCGTGAGGTCCTCGAAACCATGAAGCGTGCCGAGAAGCGCCCGCCGCCCCCGCTGGAGAGCCTGGTCACGGATGTCTACGCCGACGTCACGCCGGCGCTGCAGCGTCAGCTCGACGCGCTCAAGACCCATATCCGCAAGCACCCCGACGCCTATCCGAAGGGGGCAAGATCGCTCGACCCCGACGTCAAGGCGCCGGGCGGTGAACACAAGGCCGGCGACGAGCAGGGGGGAGCCTGA
- a CDS encoding alpha-ketoacid dehydrogenase subunit beta: protein MPRMNMLQAINNALDIAMAEDDKVLCFGEDVGVFGGVFRATSHLQEKYGRDRCFNTPLVEQGIIGFANGLAAQGSVPVAEIQFADYIFPAFDQIVNETAKFRYRSGDLFNVGGLTIRTPYGGGISGGHYHSQSPEAYFAHTPGLKVVVPRNPYQAKGLLLSAIRDPDPVLFFEPKRLYRAAVGEVPEEDYQLPIGEAEVTKEGSDVTVLGWGAQMEVIERAVELAEKEGVSCEVIDLRSILPWDEDTVVESVLKTGRLVITHEAPRTGGFAGEIAATIQERCFLYLESPIERVTGLDTPFPLTLEKEYLPDHLKIFEAIKASVAF, encoded by the coding sequence ATGCCCAGGATGAACATGCTGCAGGCGATCAACAACGCGCTGGACATCGCCATGGCCGAGGACGACAAGGTGCTCTGCTTCGGCGAGGACGTGGGGGTATTCGGCGGGGTCTTCCGCGCCACCAGCCACCTGCAGGAGAAGTACGGCCGCGATCGCTGCTTCAACACGCCGCTGGTGGAACAGGGGATCATCGGCTTCGCCAACGGCCTGGCGGCCCAGGGTTCGGTGCCGGTGGCCGAGATCCAGTTCGCCGACTACATCTTTCCGGCCTTCGACCAGATCGTCAACGAAACGGCCAAGTTTCGCTATCGTTCGGGCGACCTGTTCAACGTCGGCGGCCTGACCATTCGCACCCCCTACGGCGGCGGCATCTCCGGCGGCCACTATCATTCCCAGTCGCCTGAAGCCTACTTCGCCCACACGCCCGGGCTGAAGGTGGTGGTGCCACGCAACCCGTACCAGGCCAAGGGGCTGCTGCTGTCGGCGATTCGCGATCCCGACCCGGTACTGTTCTTCGAGCCCAAGCGGCTCTACCGTGCCGCGGTGGGCGAGGTGCCCGAGGAGGATTATCAGCTGCCCATCGGCGAGGCGGAGGTGACCAAGGAGGGCAGCGACGTCACCGTATTGGGCTGGGGTGCGCAGATGGAAGTGATCGAGCGCGCCGTGGAGCTGGCCGAGAAGGAGGGTGTCTCCTGCGAGGTGATCGACCTGCGCAGCATCCTGCCCTGGGACGAGGACACCGTGGTCGAATCGGTGCTCAAGACCGGCCGCCTGGTGATCACCCACGAGGCGCCGCGTACCGGCGGGTTCGCCGGTGAGATCGCCGCCACCATCCAGGAGCGCTGCTTCCTGTACCTGGAATCGCCCATCGAACGCGTGACCGGGCTGGACACGCCTTTCCCGCTGACGCTGGAGAAGGAGTATCTGCCCGACCATCTCAAGATCTTCGAAGCGATCAAGGCATCCGTGGCGTTCTGA
- a CDS encoding dihydrolipoyllysine-residue acetyltransferase encodes MSDFMLPDIGEGIVECEVVEWRVSEGDEIAEDQPVVEVMTDKALVEITAPEAGRVTKLYVAKGEIAKVHAPLFAYEAHGEGGESSGAVEPPRPAARDEDEMASPAAEAPPPAASSSPAATTTSAGAKPKDFILPDIGEGIVECEVVEWRVAEGEAIEEDQPLVDVMTDKALVEITAPEAGTVSKLYVPKGEVAKVHAPLFAYVPAHAGESEELVSAAASRTEPDVSQTPGRRESVEPAASGGRGPYGRIPASPAVRRLVREHGLSLEAIAGSGKDGRVLKQDVLRYLEDEQPEHGQVERGEARPARGVTPPARREASQQGTAPREPQGEVRVEPIRGVRAVMARRMVESASTIPHFQYGEEVDVTELLALRERLKPVAETQQVRLTLMPFFMKALALAVREEPILNARLNAEVTEIHYLPSVNVGMAVDSQSGLIVPNVKQVEQRSVLEVAREIQRLTADAREGRVAQEDLKGGTISISNIGAFGGTYAAPIINAPELAIVAIGKSQWLPRFDDRGEVVRRAIMTVTWAGDHRVIDGGTIARFCNAWKGYLESPETMLLHLG; translated from the coding sequence ATGAGCGATTTCATGCTGCCCGATATCGGCGAAGGTATCGTGGAGTGCGAAGTGGTCGAATGGCGCGTGAGCGAGGGCGACGAGATTGCCGAGGACCAGCCGGTGGTCGAGGTCATGACCGACAAGGCGCTGGTCGAAATCACCGCCCCGGAGGCGGGGCGCGTCACCAAGCTGTACGTGGCGAAGGGCGAGATCGCCAAGGTCCACGCCCCGCTGTTCGCCTACGAGGCGCATGGCGAAGGGGGCGAGAGCAGTGGGGCGGTCGAGCCGCCGCGTCCCGCCGCGCGCGACGAGGACGAAATGGCGAGCCCGGCGGCGGAAGCGCCGCCGCCCGCGGCGTCATCGTCGCCTGCCGCCACCACTACGTCGGCGGGTGCCAAGCCCAAGGATTTCATTCTGCCCGATATCGGCGAGGGCATCGTCGAATGCGAAGTGGTGGAGTGGCGCGTGGCCGAGGGCGAGGCGATCGAGGAGGACCAGCCGCTGGTCGACGTGATGACCGACAAGGCGCTGGTCGAGATCACCGCGCCCGAGGCGGGCACGGTGAGCAAGCTCTACGTGCCCAAGGGCGAGGTCGCCAAGGTGCACGCGCCGCTGTTCGCCTATGTGCCGGCCCATGCCGGGGAGAGCGAAGAGCTCGTGAGCGCCGCAGCGTCTCGTACCGAACCCGACGTGTCGCAAACGCCTGGGCGCAGGGAGAGCGTGGAACCTGCGGCCAGCGGCGGCCGCGGCCCCTACGGCCGCATTCCGGCCAGCCCCGCGGTGCGGCGCCTGGTGCGCGAGCACGGCCTGTCGCTCGAGGCGATAGCCGGTTCGGGCAAGGATGGTCGCGTGCTCAAGCAGGACGTGCTGCGCTACCTCGAGGACGAACAGCCGGAACACGGCCAGGTCGAGCGGGGTGAAGCGAGACCCGCACGGGGCGTCACCCCGCCCGCTCGCCGCGAGGCATCTCAGCAGGGAACGGCGCCGCGGGAGCCGCAAGGCGAAGTGCGGGTCGAGCCGATTCGCGGCGTGCGTGCGGTGATGGCGCGGCGCATGGTCGAGTCGGCCAGCACCATCCCGCACTTCCAGTACGGCGAGGAGGTTGACGTCACCGAGCTGCTGGCGCTGCGCGAGCGACTCAAGCCGGTGGCCGAGACACAGCAGGTGCGCCTGACGCTGATGCCGTTCTTCATGAAGGCGCTGGCGCTGGCGGTGCGCGAGGAGCCGATCCTCAATGCCCGGCTCAACGCCGAAGTGACCGAGATCCACTACCTGCCGTCGGTCAACGTCGGCATGGCGGTGGACAGTCAGTCCGGCCTGATCGTGCCCAACGTCAAGCAGGTGGAGCAGCGCAGCGTGCTCGAGGTGGCGCGCGAGATCCAGCGCCTCACCGCCGATGCGCGCGAAGGGCGGGTGGCCCAGGAGGACCTGAAGGGCGGCACCATCAGCATCTCCAACATCGGCGCCTTCGGCGGCACCTATGCGGCGCCGATCATCAACGCGCCGGAGCTGGCCATCGTCGCCATCGGCAAGAGCCAGTGGCTACCGCGCTTCGACGACCGCGGCGAGGTGGTGAGGCGGGCGATCATGACGGTGACCTGGGCGGGGGACCACCGGGTGATCGATGGCGGCACCATCGCGCGCTTCTGCAACGCCTGGAAGGGCTACCTAGAGAGCCCCGAGACCATGCTCCTGCATCTCGGTTAG
- a CDS encoding protein kinase domain-containing protein: MSQAPLQQFYIPEEQSIYLLSHDDARKLKEWVALCQAQLGQLGYRDIELIGKGAYGFVFAGTTAHDEEYVFKFTRVNLPQQLQDRLEEEAFMLEQVDHPRVPRLIAFQRVRNQSILVMQRAPGINLEEVSLREGRLSPRLVVRIADQLADILRSLRRESGPAGRPVVHGDIKPSNLVFDARREAVALIDWGSSVFAQLDASQQFVTANVMELMSDNLQQTNARLGDVYFIGEEQLNGALSSPRFDEQGTAGTLYALASAQSCRFGHRAIPATSLGLPMEFARMLDGMLDPDPRVRLRAGDHFIREMPRLARVVMIDLPEAPETPLVPTWVRPSTREIDTVVYSSRKAFLREEGGRETLNDVNDVQLDRYYKNFMQGMGETEKAFLAAVSRLGKYPVVGGLAVRWEADGVYIDTSLNLHDSTLKPAFVAAVNNMVNLARAIYRQGIFKSCLFNARDTLHLDRESPAHPFVIEPGMRLRYEVSAVPELEDRSRLHSYFEDGPDPEEFLVLPETIITSLEALNEIHHTGMIIFEALPQHLKIHSYYRLLDPSREAEFRDRLDDILDAVGLIEGLGVSGFMKMPYKDTRFFAHVERQPERYYPRNPREEARDGDAKA; this comes from the coding sequence ATGTCCCAGGCGCCGCTGCAGCAGTTCTATATTCCCGAAGAGCAGTCGATCTACCTGCTCAGCCACGACGATGCGCGCAAGCTGAAGGAGTGGGTGGCGCTGTGCCAGGCCCAGCTAGGGCAACTGGGCTACCGCGACATCGAACTGATTGGCAAGGGCGCCTACGGCTTCGTATTCGCCGGGACCACCGCCCACGATGAGGAGTATGTGTTCAAGTTCACCCGGGTCAACCTGCCCCAGCAGCTGCAGGATCGCCTCGAGGAGGAGGCGTTCATGCTGGAGCAGGTCGATCACCCCCGTGTGCCGAGGCTGATCGCCTTCCAGCGCGTGCGCAACCAGTCGATCCTGGTGATGCAGCGGGCGCCGGGTATCAACCTGGAGGAGGTCTCGCTGCGCGAGGGGCGCCTGTCGCCGCGCCTCGTGGTGCGTATCGCCGACCAGCTCGCCGACATCCTGCGCAGCCTGCGCCGCGAGTCGGGGCCGGCGGGGCGCCCCGTCGTGCATGGCGACATCAAGCCCTCGAACCTGGTCTTCGACGCGCGCCGCGAGGCGGTGGCGCTGATCGACTGGGGCTCGTCGGTGTTCGCCCAGCTCGACGCCAGCCAGCAGTTCGTAACGGCCAACGTCATGGAGCTGATGTCGGATAACCTGCAGCAGACCAATGCGCGCCTGGGCGATGTCTACTTCATCGGCGAGGAGCAGTTGAACGGGGCGCTCTCTTCGCCGCGCTTCGACGAGCAGGGCACCGCGGGCACGCTCTACGCGCTGGCCTCGGCCCAGTCGTGCCGCTTCGGCCACCGGGCCATCCCGGCCACCTCGCTGGGCTTGCCCATGGAATTTGCGCGCATGCTCGACGGTATGCTGGACCCTGACCCGCGGGTGCGGCTGCGCGCCGGCGATCACTTCATTCGCGAGATGCCGCGCCTGGCGCGGGTGGTGATGATCGACCTGCCGGAAGCGCCTGAGACGCCGCTGGTGCCAACCTGGGTCAGGCCTTCGACGCGGGAGATCGATACCGTGGTCTACAGCTCGCGCAAGGCGTTCCTGCGCGAGGAGGGCGGTCGCGAGACGCTCAATGACGTCAACGACGTCCAGCTCGACCGTTACTACAAGAACTTCATGCAGGGCATGGGCGAGACCGAGAAGGCCTTCCTGGCGGCGGTGAGCCGGCTGGGCAAGTATCCGGTGGTGGGTGGTCTCGCCGTGCGCTGGGAAGCCGACGGCGTCTACATCGATACCTCGCTCAACCTACACGACTCGACGCTCAAGCCGGCGTTCGTCGCGGCGGTCAACAACATGGTCAACCTGGCCCGGGCCATCTATCGCCAGGGCATCTTCAAGAGCTGCCTGTTCAATGCCCGCGACACCCTGCACCTGGACCGCGAGAGCCCGGCGCACCCGTTCGTGATCGAGCCCGGCATGCGGCTGCGCTACGAGGTCAGCGCGGTGCCGGAACTCGAGGACCGCAGCCGGCTGCACAGCTACTTCGAGGACGGCCCCGATCCCGAGGAGTTCCTGGTCCTGCCGGAAACGATCATCACTTCGCTGGAGGCGCTCAACGAGATCCATCACACCGGCATGATCATCTTCGAGGCATTGCCCCAGCACCTCAAGATACACAGCTATTACCGTCTGCTCGATCCTTCCCGCGAGGCCGAGTTCCGCGACCGGCTCGACGACATTCTCGATGCCGTCGGGCTGATCGAGGGGCTGGGGGTGTCGGGCTTCATGAAGATGCCCTACAAGGACACGCGCTTCTTTGCCCATGTCGAGCGCCAGCCGGAGCGCTACTATCCGCGCAACCCGCGTGAGGAGGCGCGGGACGGCGACGCCAAGGCCTAG
- a CDS encoding TRAP transporter large permease, with protein MLILSLATIATLAILLGSGVWIAFALIGTAWIVLAFFSSFDPGPILASDFWGASYGWDLTALPMFIWMGEILFRSGLADNMFRGLSPWLNRMPGRLLHTNILGSGMFAAVCGSSAATCATVGKMTLPELERRGYDANMAIGTLASASTLGLLIPPSIVLIVYGVVTEQSISRLFMAGIGPGLMILALFMTYLVAWSLLRGNRRGLTGQDESGLPLARKLRQTLELVPILLLIGGIIVSIYGGLASPTEAAAVGVVLSMVIARWNGSFGLAVFRESLFAAIRTACMIAFIIAGASFLTSAMGFTQVPMQLARAIGEMGLSPTMLLVALTLLLLVMGCFLDGISLILLVTAIIMPLVSAAGFDLIWFGIYLVIVVEMSQITPPVGFNLFVIQGLTGKDIVTITKATLPFFLLMLLAIALMHLFPEVALYLPQSMTR; from the coding sequence GTGCTGATACTCAGCCTGGCTACCATCGCCACCCTGGCCATCCTGCTCGGCAGCGGGGTGTGGATCGCCTTCGCCCTGATCGGTACCGCCTGGATCGTGCTGGCCTTCTTCAGTTCCTTCGACCCGGGTCCGATTCTCGCCTCCGACTTCTGGGGCGCCAGCTATGGCTGGGACCTGACCGCCCTGCCGATGTTCATCTGGATGGGCGAGATCCTGTTCCGCTCGGGGCTTGCCGACAATATGTTCCGCGGCCTTTCGCCCTGGCTGAACCGCATGCCCGGGCGGCTGCTGCATACCAACATCCTTGGCAGCGGCATGTTCGCCGCCGTGTGCGGCTCCTCGGCCGCTACCTGCGCCACGGTGGGCAAGATGACCCTGCCCGAGCTGGAGCGTCGCGGCTATGACGCCAACATGGCCATCGGCACCCTGGCCAGCGCTTCCACGCTGGGCCTGCTGATCCCGCCCTCGATCGTGCTGATCGTCTACGGCGTGGTCACCGAGCAGTCGATCTCGCGGCTGTTCATGGCCGGTATCGGCCCGGGGCTGATGATCCTGGCACTGTTCATGACGTACCTCGTTGCCTGGTCGCTGCTCCGGGGCAATCGCCGCGGTCTCACCGGCCAGGACGAGTCCGGCCTGCCGCTGGCCAGGAAGCTGCGCCAGACGCTGGAACTCGTGCCGATCCTGCTGCTGATCGGCGGCATCATCGTGTCGATCTACGGCGGGCTGGCCTCGCCCACCGAAGCCGCTGCGGTCGGCGTGGTACTGTCGATGGTGATCGCCCGCTGGAACGGCAGCTTCGGCCTTGCCGTGTTCCGCGAATCGCTGTTCGCTGCCATCCGCACGGCCTGCATGATCGCCTTCATTATCGCCGGCGCCTCGTTCCTGACCTCCGCCATGGGGTTCACCCAGGTGCCCATGCAGCTGGCTCGGGCCATCGGCGAGATGGGCCTGTCGCCGACCATGCTGCTGGTGGCACTGACCCTGCTGTTGCTGGTGATGGGCTGCTTTCTCGACGGTATCTCGCTGATCCTGCTGGTGACCGCCATCATCATGCCGCTGGTCAGTGCCGCCGGCTTCGACCTGATCTGGTTCGGCATCTACCTGGTGATCGTGGTCGAAATGTCGCAGATCACCCCGCCGGTGGGCTTCAACCTGTTCGTCATCCAGGGCCTGACGGGCAAGGACATCGTGACCATTACCAAGGCCACGCTGCCCTTCTTCCTGCTAATGCTGCTGGCGATCGCGCTGATGCACCTGTTCCCCGAGGTCGCGCTCTACCTGCCGCAGAGCATGACCCGCTAG
- a CDS encoding TRAP transporter small permease: MRFKFNALYRLGAWGAAACMVAICTLVALQVTFRLVDALLVLVGMRRLGLGITGLSEIAAYLLVGATFLGLAYTFVHHAHIRVTLLIGRLPSAARAWFEVFCLLVALAISLLLGYGLVELARESRAFHDVSSGFLSIPLWIPQTVLATGVGLLCLALAEALAITLRIAIREPHRFREATATDDTETP, translated from the coding sequence ATGAGATTCAAGTTCAACGCGCTGTACCGCCTGGGCGCCTGGGGCGCGGCCGCCTGCATGGTGGCGATCTGCACCCTGGTCGCCCTCCAGGTCACCTTCCGCCTGGTCGACGCCCTGCTGGTGCTGGTGGGCATGCGCCGTCTCGGCCTGGGCATCACCGGCCTGTCGGAGATCGCCGCCTACCTGCTGGTGGGGGCCACCTTCCTCGGCCTCGCCTATACCTTCGTCCACCATGCGCACATCCGGGTCACGTTGCTGATCGGCCGGTTGCCGTCCGCGGCGCGCGCCTGGTTCGAGGTGTTCTGCCTGCTGGTGGCGCTCGCCATCAGCCTTCTGCTGGGCTACGGCCTGGTGGAACTCGCTCGCGAGAGCCGCGCCTTCCATGACGTCTCCTCGGGTTTCCTGTCGATCCCGCTGTGGATTCCCCAGACGGTGCTGGCCACCGGCGTCGGCCTGCTCTGCCTGGCGCTGGCCGAGGCCCTGGCCATCACGCTGCGCATAGCCATCCGTGAACCGCACCGCTTCCGTGAGGCGACCGCCACCGACGACACCGAAACGCCATGA
- a CDS encoding TRAP transporter substrate-binding protein yields the protein MNKLLSRSVLLATACGISAAAGAAEWTMATPYGDASFHTKNVKQFAEDVAEATGGELTINVHSGGSLVAHGEIKSSVRRGTIEAGEVFLSTLSNEDPIFEVDTLPGVAGSYEEAFALWQATKPVITELFANQGLMPLYAVAWPAQGIYTDFELDDPERFEGLRVRAPNINTQRFVDYLGGSPTETEESDIPTAFSTGRVDAMITSSSTGNAMTAWDYVSHYTDANLWLPKNIVFISQRAFDRLDEATQEGLLEAAARAEERGWQMSRDDNQASLEALQENGITVSTPNDDVAAALQAAGDQLFSAWQERADEQAQQVLEEYQQQRGN from the coding sequence ATGAACAAGCTTCTGTCCCGCTCCGTGCTGCTCGCGACCGCCTGCGGTATTTCCGCCGCCGCCGGCGCCGCCGAATGGACCATGGCTACGCCCTATGGCGATGCCAGCTTTCACACCAAGAACGTGAAACAGTTCGCCGAGGACGTGGCAGAAGCCACCGGCGGCGAGCTGACCATCAACGTTCACAGCGGCGGCTCGCTGGTCGCCCATGGCGAGATCAAGTCGTCGGTACGCCGCGGCACCATCGAGGCCGGCGAGGTCTTTCTCTCGACCCTTTCCAACGAGGATCCGATCTTCGAGGTCGACACCCTGCCGGGCGTGGCCGGCAGCTACGAGGAAGCCTTCGCGCTGTGGCAGGCGACCAAGCCGGTCATCACCGAACTGTTCGCCAACCAGGGGCTGATGCCGCTCTACGCCGTCGCCTGGCCGGCCCAGGGCATCTACACCGATTTCGAGCTCGACGACCCGGAGCGCTTCGAAGGCCTGCGCGTGCGTGCGCCGAACATCAATACCCAGCGCTTCGTCGACTATCTCGGCGGCAGCCCCACCGAGACCGAGGAGTCGGACATCCCCACCGCCTTCAGCACCGGCCGCGTGGACGCCATGATCACCTCCAGCTCCACCGGCAATGCGATGACGGCGTGGGATTACGTCTCGCATTACACCGATGCCAACCTGTGGCTGCCCAAGAATATCGTCTTCATCAGCCAGCGCGCCTTCGATCGCCTCGACGAAGCGACCCAGGAGGGGCTGCTGGAGGCGGCGGCCCGGGCCGAGGAGCGCGGCTGGCAGATGAGCCGCGACGACAACCAGGCGAGCCTCGAGGCGCTGCAGGAGAACGGCATCACCGTCTCGACGCCGAACGACGACGTGGCCGCCGCCCTCCAGGCCGCCGGCGACCAGCTGTTCTCCGCCTGGCAGGAGCGTGCCGACGAGCAGGCCCAGCAGGTGCTCGAAGAGTACCAGCAGCAGCGCGGCAACTGA